The following nucleotide sequence is from Harpia harpyja isolate bHarHar1 chromosome 7, bHarHar1 primary haplotype, whole genome shotgun sequence.
CCACACAGATGTCACGGCACTACTGCCACAGTGGGGTGCTGGACTAACCACAGACCCAGGACAAATGGGCGCCTGGGGAGCCCCATCTTTCCTTGCCTCGTGACCTGCTCTGACAAGGTCCCTTCCACATTGTCATGGGAACACCTGGGACTGGGAGTGATGGAGAAGCAGGGACTCCTGGGTCCTGCAATCTCTCCTTGCTCCAGGAAGGGCTAGCCAGGGGCCTCTAGGCTAATTTTTGAGCCTCCCTGAGAAAAGATCAGGCAGGCTGCCCTCGGGAGGTACAGTGCAGCCAGCTTATGTCAGTAGGGCAAGCTCTCACTGCAGAGGGAGGATATGGTTACACAGATGCCCCAGGATGACTTACTATCTTGCCTGGCTCTCCCACAGCACCTGAAGGGCCTCGAGGTCCTGGCAGTCCTTGGTCTccctgcaaagcaaagcaagacacAAGAACATAGAGAGGCAGGTACAAGCAGGTGTGCATGAGGAGGAAAGCCGGGTAAGCTGCCCTGGATGGCAGCACCACTCTCCCTCCCCCCGGCTGTCACCGACCCCTGCTCCATGCTTACCCTCGCTCCTTTGCTTCCAACCTCACCGGGCAGGCCACGAGGACCCTCTGGACCAGGATCTCCCTGTGAGGAGGGTAAAGATATTCCTGGTCAGGGATGTCTCCAGTGCTGTTTGTGTGCATGGCAGTGCTCCTTGGAGAGAGCAGGCATGATGCCATTCTCAAATCTGGTGTTTCTTGGCTTGAAACACAGTGTCAGGGCAGTGTGCCCTCTGAACTTGTCTCAGCCTTGAGCTTTGCTGCCCTTCATCCCGTCTCTGGATCAAGCCCTGGAAGAGGAGGCTGTACCTGCTGCTaacagggcaggcagcaggcacagtTGGAGCAGAGCACACATGCAGACCCCAATGGGATCTGCAATTCCCAGCTCTGGTGTTGGATGCTTCATAGCTGGGCAGTAGTGCATCACACACCCCAGTCTTGTGCACCTTGGGCACATTTGCAATAGTCTGGGTAGTTGCTTTACTCACCCTTTCTCCTTTGGCGCCAGGAGTGCCTTTGCTGCCTTTTGTCCCTGGATCTCCACGTCGACCCTTGACAGACACAGAAAGTCACATAAATGGGATGCAAAGATGGATGCTACCTGGAGAGTGATGCCTGGCTgccctgccttctccctcctggcCCAAGAGACGTCTCCTTGCCCCCTTAGTGACCATGTGCCTGGCAGCAGGGGAGCAGGGATGCCCATGCTGGCACTGCTTGGGTGATCTTGTCTTTGGCTTTTGGGAAGCCATAGTCAGACTATTCTTTCAGGAGGGTGGTCACTGCAGTGACCACAAACAGTTGTGGTTCATTCCCTCAGGGTTAAAGACTCTGCTTTACTTCCAATTCATCCAGTGTTGCTTCCGCCACCAGATCTCGCACAAGGACACAAGCTGGCTGGGCTCTGGCCTCTTGGTGTTGGTGGAGCCATGCTGCTGTATTCTGCCAGGGAATGTCATCTCCAACCTACTCCCCAAATTTTGCAGTGCCCCATCACATTAGCTTGGGTCTGTGTGGCACCATCGATGTTGTGACACAGCTGCGGTTTGACGCTGCCCTTTTCAGAGAGCTCTACTGTAACAGCCAGCAGATCTTGACTCTGTGAGCTCCTCTGAGAAGCTGGAGTTTTGGGGAACTTGCTAGAGTACAGCCAAAGGTTCCCCGGGCATCCATAGAGGCATTTGTGATTATGTGGGAATACAGGATGCTTCTCTAAGGTGAAATGGTTAACATCAGGCTTAGGATTATGGAAGTACTGCTCTGTAAAGATGGAGGGGACAAGGAGATCAGCATCTGTACATCTTTTGGGGTGCAGAAGACAGGGCAGGCAGGCTAAATGGGGCAGTTTCGCAGAGCTCATCCATGAAACTGCATCAGGCTCCCATGGTGTGCCCACTGTCCAGAGAGCTATTCAGACACTTACAGGCTCTCCTTTGGGTCCAGGAGGTCCTGCTTCACCTCTTCTTCCCTTACTTCCAGGAGGCCCTTGAGGTCCAGGGTTGCCTGGAAGTcccttggagaagaaaaagaaatacaatttgtCAGAAGAGAGGTCAAGTTGCACACGCACACCTCTCATCCTGTGTCAAGCAGTCCACCCTTGAGCAAGGGTGCGTATAAGCATACAATTTATGCTTCCACACACCCACCATGCCTGCATGTTAAAGGTAAGTGCACAGGCTCCAGCCTTGGAGCACTGTGATGCTGTGTCACCTTTCCTCCATCAACCAGGGCAAAGGCTTGTCAGCTCTTCCTTACAGCATCTGTCCAGGCCTGCCTAAAGCCAGAGGGCTATTTCAGCCTCCTCCACTATCTCTGAAGTAACTGGCCATCAGCATAGCAATCCCTTTGGCTGCTATAAGGTCAAGTGCAGTGGGTAAAGCCTGCATTAGATCTCCGAGCAACTAATTGTTAAAGTTTACTCACATGAATAAAAACAGCCTGCAAACACTGGCACTGCCACAAACACTGAGGAAGTCATGAGACTGTGGCAGGGGAAACCATGGCCAAACAGGGCCAGGAGAAgatggaaagcagaggaaagatgCAGTGCAATGGATTGGCCAGAAAGGTAAATCCCCCTAAGtcttttttgcctgcttttctctgctttggaCAAACGCTCGAGACCCATTCTCATTTTGCTCTAGGTAGCTGCAGGGAAGTTGCACAGTCCCCTCTCCTGTTACCCACATGACATTTCCTACGGTACTGGTGGGGACATGCATGGCGACAGAGCTCACTCGACCACGCAGGGGCTTGTGCTTTCTCTGTGCTGGTGGGCTAATCTGCAGAATCACCAGGATGCCTTGGCAAGCAGTCATCTttgtgctgcagctgccccaTGACCACCAGTTGATACTGCTCTGGCTCCATGCCATGTGGAGCAGACCCTAGTAAGACACTGGAGACATCTGAAAGCTGCATGAACGTACCGGGCTTCCTTTTTCTCCTGGAGGTCCTGGGGGTCCGCTGCGACCAGGCCGGCCAGGATCTCCCTGAAACAGCCAGAAAGCAATGGTCATTGCCTGCATTATCAACATGTTGCTGTGCACCACTGATGTGCACCATGAGGAGCCCAAGGAGCAGGGCCAGCAAggctcttcccttggctcctgTGTCTGGTGATGTCATCCAGACCCCAGAGCCTACAGGCTCCATGAGTAGCAAAGGGTTTAAGAGTAAATACAGGCAATGGTGTTTAGTTGTCCCCACTGGTGGCCTCTGCCCACACTCTCTCCTCACTGTTCAGAGAACTTGTACCTTTACGCCTTCATCTCCTCTTTCACCTTGGTCTCCTGCATCTCCTGGATAGCCATCAGGGCCCTAGggagagaaagaacaaagaacaaCACATTTTTCAGTTGCAACAATATGCACTTTTCCTGCAGAATAAACCAACTGTCTCAGAAAGTTGCTCTAGAGACTAAAATGTTTTTGCTTGTTGCTAGTGTTGATGAAAGGAGCAGCTCCTCCTCTCTATGTGGAGGGGAGAGACACTGGGGGATCCCAGCTTACGTGTCCATGGAAAGGAGGCATAAAAAATCAGGCTGTGGTCTGCATTCTGGGGATCCCAGGCCTGGGATCAGCTCATGCAATTGGTAGGAAAATGGGCCAGTAACCTTTTGTTGGCCATCTTTCTACATGTGCAACTCATTCAGCAGCTACACAACTGATGTGCTGAATGAAAGAGTAAAGTGTTCCTACCTTGTCACCGGGGTCTCCCTTGCAGCCTGGTGGTCCAATTCTCCCCAGCTTGCCCTGGAGAGATagcattcaaaagaaaaagacagagaagctGTAGGTGTCTGAAGGGAAAATATGGCTTTTCTTGTTAATGGCTACTGATTTTTAACATCATCTGCTGACCATACCTGTCATCAGCTAGAGAATAAATAGTGACTGTATTCCTTAAACAGGAATGTGGTGTGCAGAGAcaaatggaggaggagaaagcaatCTAAAAGCCCTGAGTGGTAGCATGGGTGTTGGTGGGAGTTCAAGCACGCTCATCCTGCACACATGCCCTGGGTGTTGGACACGTCCCTAGAGGCTGGATTTGGTGGTCACTCACGTCCACGGTTGTGCTAAGTCCTCTATTGTGCCTCTCATGTGAGAGCAGCTTAGGTCTGCAGTCATCATGCTGCCTGATGGACGCTGTGAGAGCAGTGATTGCCTTGCTCTGTGCCTCAAAATGGCTTTGCTGGCAGTGCTTAGACAGCTCACCCCGGCTAGAGAGCGGTGGATACTGAAGGACTTCAGTGTTTTAGAGCTTCAGCAGGCATTTAAGGAGCGGGAAGAAGAACTGGTATTATCTCACAGATGTACTTGGCTGAGTATATGAGAAAGTGCAGAGCAAAACCAATGTGCGCTGGCCGGACAAAGCCAGCTGAAATAAATAATCTCAAATTAGGCTATTCTGCTGCAGTACCTCTGCATGGCATGCAGATCTAAGGGAGGTCATGGCCCTCTACTCTCACCACAGAGGGAACAGAGGATTTCAGGGCTTTATTACAAGGTACTTGAACTTGGCTTTAGGGCTTTAATATTAAGAACAAGCAGTGGCTTAGAGATGAAATTTCAGATTCTGCGATGAACTGCCTTGAAAACCAAATTTTTGCAAAGCTTTCTGTGTACGTGTCCTGTAGGGGTCACTAACACTCAAGATGAGATCTCTGTACCCAGACGATCCAGCCGTGtcacctcctgcagcaggagcacagccccAGTTACACATCTAGTTCCTGCAGAGAGCTTGCTGACGAGGGGATAGCACTTCTGTGACCTGAATTAATTCATCTCCAGCTGGTTCACATATTTCTACACGACATGCAGAATAATGTGCAAATAAGTTCATAGAAACCTCAGTCAAAACAAAAAGCTAGCATGCGGGATGggataaacaaaataatttgtgggTACAAGGTGGGGTAAAGAAATGAAACATCAGGAGCAACATTACAGGGTGCTCCCAGTGCTGTTACCTTCTGTCCATCAGTGCCGTTCCTGCCTGCCAAACCAGCAGCACCCTGGGATCgagggggaaaagaagagggaTCAGCAATCTGTTAACGCACACTCAAGGGTTGGTAGCTGGAACAACATGCAAGTTAGAAAATATCCTTTCTTACCCTCCGTCCATCAGATCCAATCTCAccctgggggaagaagaggacagGAGTCAGCCAGTCTGCCTACATCCCTCCCACCCATTTAGCTCAGTAAAAACACCAACACTTCACAAGATCACAAGCAATGCCTGAAGGAGACAGGCTTTGGGATGCCCCTGGAAATCCCTCCCCATGTCTGCAATTACGTATTAATAGGGTTGTTATTCTCTCCATTACAGCCACACTCTCCCTCTTTGCAACAGAAAGGTGTGCATCCCCTGCCAAGTGCCCGGACAGCCATTTGGTCTCTTCTTTCTCACCTTCTCTCCTTTCAGTCCTGGGACACcctagacaaaaagaaaagaaggcgGCGGCTGTGTTAGTGCCTGGGGATAAGCAGGAGCCGAGGCAGCACcatacggggcggggggggggggtggtggggggttgggggtggggggggcgggggcgcgggcgcGGGTAGGAAACGGGCAGgtggagagggagaagcagcactcCCCCTGCTTTACCAAAAATCAATGAATGCAAAGAGCTCAGTCACTGGCTATGGGATTCTTACCTTGGGACCAGGGTATCCGATTGGACCTTCAATACCCGGGTCACCCTTAAGGGAAGAAGACATGGAGAGTTAGCTCAGGCACGGCAGACATGTGGCCCCAGCTAATGCAGGGACAGCACTGCTggctgcagtggagaggggactTTCCACAACTTACCTGTCGTCCCTTCAGCCCAGGGGAGCCTGGCTCACCCATGTTCCCCTTTGCAccctaaggaaagaaaaaacccagcataAGTCAGGGCTTGGTGCTGGCTGTGAGAAAATGGCAATTTCTAGGAGCATCAGGCTCACTGTGGCTGTTCCTACAGAGCTTGGGGCAGTGTGCTGGTGGAGCAGGACCTGCTTTATTCCAGGGAAGTTGGGGAAAGGctgtgtggggaggggaggacACAGAGCTGAGGGCAGGAGTGGCACACCCTGCACATGTGAAAGCTCTGCTCTTGAGGATGGGAGAATTGGAGACAACTGCTGCCTCACTCCTGTTTTTCTCAGGCGCTGAAGATGCCAGCTGTGGCTGGCACGGCCGATGCTTGGATGCCTCTCTGCACTGCTGTCAATGCATCAGCCTTGGCACACATGGCTGTGTGCTCCattccctgcagcacagcagtctCCCAGGGCCAAGACAGATGCTGGGGAGTTATTTCCCACCTGGGTGCTACACCTGTgaaggctgctgcagctgaggtGGGATCTAGGGTGTCCTGCAGTGTTTGTGGCAGATACTGGCATTATTCTCTTCCCACAGGTTAGGGCGACTTACCTTCTGCCCTCGGTATCCCTTGGGACCAGGCGGACCTGCAATCTCCAGGCAGCTCATCCTGTAGcactgaaatacaaattaaacaGGAGGTGTAACTGCGGCACTGCAGCATGCCGGCTGCTTCACGTGGTGAGCCAGTGTGCACCCGAAGCTCAGCTCTGCACCACGGCTCTCCACGCACCTGTCCCTGTGACCGCAGTGCTAAAAACTACTACGGCTCCAGCTGGGTCAGAGTTGAGGCAGCAACAAGCATGCAGAAAAATGCTGCTtgtaaattaaaagcagaatgtTGCCACACGCATGTTCATTATGGCTTGGCTCTGGGCCCAAACTGAAAGAACAGAACTGCTAAGTGTCAGGCGAGGTTGTGTGGACTTGCTCTTCTGGGGCCATCAGGGGATGTGCATGCTCTTTAGAGCACCACTCTGCACACTCCTCCCTATGTATGCCAAACCCTGTCCATGTGACACCAGCAGGGCAGGAACTTCAGCTTGCAGAGCACCTACAAAACCTGCCTCCAAAGTGATAAAATGAGTCTATTCAATAGACCTGAATTCATTGCAGATGAGGGGGAGGCAGAAAGCGAAGAGTCCAGTATGCCATTTTAACCACTGTGTAAGGAGATGGATTCCCAAGCTCTGCACTGATCCACAGGCAGGCAGAGAACCATCCCATGCAGCTCGCTGCAAGATCTGGCCTGCTACTTTGGGGTTTGAGCTGGTCTTTTCTAAGAGAGGCAACTTAAACCTGTGTCATGTGGCAATGGTATAAAGATGCTGCTCACTCACCTCTCCGTAGGCTTCGTGTTTCTGCAAAGGAGAAAACAGGATGAGCAGAATCAGTTAAGGTGGTCAGCCCCCAGAGAAAAACAGCATCACACCCTTGGAAGCGTGTGTGATGGTAAGGGAGAGGAGGTGGTAAAGGTCCCGTGGCTTTAAAGACGTTCTCAGCAGAGTCCCCGTTTAACAGTGTCTCACGGGTGGGGCCTCAAAGACCATGCTGATGGTGAGCGCACGTCTCGGTGCTGCACACTCTTCCACACACCCCTGGATGGGGAGCAGGCTGAGGTATGGGTCTGGCCTTGAGCAAGAGCCAGGACTAGGGTGGTAGCTTGCCCAGAcatgccagggaacagaggcaCAAACCAAGGAGCCCTGGTGAAGCACCTAACCAGAGAAACCAGAGATGCTCGAGACTCCATTTGGCCCATAAGTGCTAAAAGGAcatagaaaaggaagagaaacaaaatggagGCTTTTCCCTGTTACAGGTGCTCTCTAGATCCCTGCCAAAACCCACTGTGGGGCCGATCAGAAAGCACCCATGCGCCGCTTCTCTTGTCCCCCCCTGTTATGCTCCCTGCACCTCAGGCAGCACTCCATACCATAGCTTGGATTATCCTGTCGATGGTGTTCTCATCGATTTCCAGGGTGTCTTTCTGCGTGATGGCATAGTTGTTGCGGTACAGCTCGTGTGGCAGGTTGGCAATCTCTCGCAGTCCCTGCTCGTAGACGTTCTCGCTGGGGGCCACTGCAAAGAGCTTGATCCCCATGTCTCGTGCCCTCTCAGCCTGCACCTTCATCCCCCCGCAGGGGCTGCCAGTGACATGGCCATCAGTGATGACTATTGCAAAGTTCACACCGGAGGCCATCTGGGTCTGGATCTGCTCCGTCATGTTGGAGATAGCGCAGTCCGTGAAGGTGCCCCGGCCAAGGTAGTTAATAGCAGACAGCCGGGTGAGGTATATGTCTTTGCTGCTAGTTAAAGGGCTGTAAATTTCCACCACATCTGAGTAATGAAGTCCACCAAACTGCCAAGTGATGTAGACTTGGCTCTGGTAGAGCTCACTCTCCAGTTTATTGATGAACATAGGAATGAACTGCTTTATTTGATCCACGAGGCTCTGGATAGGCACAGTCTGCAGAGCGACACTCTCTGAAGTGTCAATGATGAAGTACACATTGATGGGGCAGTTCCTCTTTTCTGCATGGAGACAATTATTCAGACCATGTCAGAGCACTTCATGCACTGCTGCACCCCCTTCGCTGTCCCCCAGAAACCTGGACCGAGAAGCGTATATAGACAGCACATACAGGACAGCACATAGAGTTGTGAAGAGACCAAACCACAGCACGAAGCTTGAGGTTCAGCCTCCTGTGAGGGTGTTGCAACTCTTATTATTCAGAAGTTATTTCCACCTGGGTTGGAGGAAATGAGGAAACTGAGTACTAAGTGTCAGGTTTGAACAAAGAGGAGCAATGGTATGACTTTTGCTCTCCTGAACTAAATGAATGCCCTGCCTACCAGGCTGCTGGCTGCTCTCTGAtttataaacattttcaaaaggattGTACCCAACTGCGATACTGGAAAAAGCACAAGTCCCACTTAGCTCTAGCAGTAACAACTGTGTTTGACACATCTGTGTCAGACAACTCTCCAGTGTCTAGGACTTCAAAGATCTGCTCACTATTGAATCAATCTTGAAAATCTTGCCATTTTTTGTAAAAGTCAGGCTGGACACGTAAATCACCTCCTCCACACCGCAACTGAAAAGTGCTGAAATCGTCAAATTCAAAATGAACTATTCTCTGATGTCAGATACAGAGCTGAGCTCTGGTGATTGACTGACTGGTATTTAATACTGTGTCAGCTGGGAGAAGCCACCACTGGCAGACCCCAGCTCTTCAATCTCTACCTCTCTGCACTCCAATGCAAACCCAGAAATGGGAGTTTCAGTGGAGGACAGCGTTCCCTACAGATGGATTGTTACCCCAGGGCACTGCCCAGGAGTGCAAAGGGCAGGAGACGTGTAACGTGCCACTGTCAGTTCCTTTTGAGCAGGGTCTACAACTGAGCATGGCCATTGCTTTTGGTGAAATTGCTGCCTACAAAGGAGAGAGACACCCAAATTATCTGGTTAATACCTGCACAGGAGGTAGGACTGACATCTCCAGGATCCCCATCAAACTGAGCATGGAGAGGAACTAG
It contains:
- the COL6A2 gene encoding collagen alpha-2(VI) chain isoform X2; protein product: MFRQAFFSTLLCVALVPLHAQFDGDPGDVSPTSCAEKRNCPINVYFIIDTSESVALQTVPIQSLVDQIKQFIPMFINKLESELYQSQVYITWQFGGLHYSDVVEIYSPLTSSKDIYLTRLSAINYLGRGTFTDCAISNMTEQIQTQMASGVNFAIVITDGHVTGSPCGGMKVQAERARDMGIKLFAVAPSENVYEQGLREIANLPHELYRNNYAITQKDTLEIDENTIDRIIQAMKHEAYGECYRMSCLEIAGPPGPKGYRGQKGAKGNMGEPGSPGLKGRQGDPGIEGPIGYPGPKGVPGLKGEKGEIGSDGRRGAAGLAGRNGTDGQKGKLGRIGPPGCKGDPGDKGPDGYPGDAGDQGERGDEGVKGDPGRPGRSGPPGPPGEKGSPGLPGNPGPQGPPGSKGRRGEAGPPGPKGEPGRRGDPGTKGSKGTPGAKGERGDPGPEGPRGLPGEVGSKGARGDQGLPGPRGPSGAVGEPGKIGSRGDPGDLGPRGDAGPPGPKGDRGRPGFSYPGPRGPQGDKGEKGQPGPKGIRGELGPKGVQGTKGAKGEPGDPGPGGEPGLRGPTGEAGPEGTPGPPGDPGLTDCDVMTYVRETCGCCDCEKRCGALDIMFVIDSSESIGYTNFTLEKNFVVNVVSRLGSIAKDPKSQTGARVGVVQYSHEGTFEAIKLDDERIDSLSSFKEAVKRLEWIAGGTWTPSALQFAYNKLIKESRREKAQVFAVVITDGRYDPRDDDKNLGALCGRDVVVNTIGIGDMFDQPEQSETLVSIACNEPQRVQKMRLFSDLVAEEFIDKMEDVLCPDPQIVCPELPCQTDDRNPGNINPLIFRPMEEGVNIDFPSTIHSIAQFLNSTRETQDPSMYTQLVATLAFTAEKAKFATGNERQEWMDLFIDTFKMVHSEIVGDPETVLGLC